A part of Andrena cerasifolii isolate SP2316 chromosome 10, iyAndCera1_principal, whole genome shotgun sequence genomic DNA contains:
- the LOC143374316 gene encoding MORN repeat-containing protein 5, which translates to MNVQLEDVEEEEVRRFVEGSVYKGTWKPLGMEGIGRFVLPYKSIFEGELRDNTFHGHGSAYWARRQRVDGVWLHGECKNRRYIFNDGLIFRENDWKYCQFPDRRYYTCLLHGLRPAGATLRTNHQDAALIPPTCYDAGIGIFDPRARYIRSYREPRKVLEIPTAALARWIENHCRKGWTEPTGYRQDEESQNWYMRDILYPTLLPFSNDSFECWWKRYANIRRVTASTLVLTVSFVCPLSLSLGD; encoded by the exons ATGAACGTGCAACTGGAAGATGTTGAGGAGGAAGAGGTGCGGCGGTTCGTCGAAGGAAGCGTGTACAAGGGCACTTGGAAACCACTGGGCATGGAAGGAATCGGCAGATTCGTTCTACCTTATA AAAGCATCTTTGAAGGAGAGCTCCGTGATAACACGTTTCACGGTCATGGTAGCGCGTATTGGGCTCGTAGGCAAAGAGTAGACGGTGTTTGGCTCCACGGTGAATGTAAAAACAGGCGATACATTTTCAACGACGGTTTGATTTTCCGCGAAAATGATTGGAAATATTGCCAGTTTCCTGACAGACG GTACTACACCTGTCTACTGCATGGATTGAGACCTGCTGGAGCAACGTTACGTACCAATCACCAAGATGCAGCTCTGATTCCTCCAACGTGTTACGATGCAGGCATTGGAATCTTTGATCCACGCGCGCGTTATATCCGGTCGTATCGTGAACCGAGAAAG GTGTTGGAAATACCAACCGCGGCGTTGGCGCGATGGATAGAAAATCATTGTCGGAAAGGTTGGACCGAGCCGACAGGCTATCGACAAGATGAAGAATCGCAAAATTGGTACATGCGAGATATACTTTACCCTACGCTATTACCATTCTCGAACGACTCCTTTGAATGTTGGTGGAAGAGGTACGCGAACATTCGTCGCGTAACCGCCTCGACGCTTGTTTTAACCGTTAGTTTTGTgtgtcctctctctctctctcttggagATTAA
- the LOC143374309 gene encoding NHL repeat-containing protein 2 isoform X2, with protein sequence MEWFNVAEGLSVYQHLTGKIIILDFFTYCCINCMHILPDLDALERQFSIADGLVIVGVHSAKFSNERDSRRLQSAVQRYNIKHPVVNDTALSTWHNLGISCWPTLVMIGPMGQPLAVFVGEGHREELALYVNVALTYFKSVNQISNKDIPSQLERHLLPAAAGTTLLFPSKLQAFQSEQGERLAIADTGNNRILITDVRGNLEHVIGGSNSGFRDGDLCNAKFNAPQGVCSLGGSIIYVADNENHAIRKIDLTKRIVTTVAGTGSQGHDRVGGKIGRDQVLSSPWDVAVYNHEYDTKIVPVLLIAIAGTHQIWALFLEDTVWWKYKEYKADTCVAIVGSGREENRNNAYPHTAGLAQPSGLVVVQERKLAFFADSESSAVRCIDLKNGRVSAVCGANRDPADLHDFGDSDGVQYTVKLQHPLGIAWHPKENVLYIADTYNHKIKRIDVTTGCCKTLYGNGKPNERFSFDEPSGIAIGSSGPDLLYVADTNNHVVKVIDTNAETIDTLPIRPPIIEMDGSSWRNDAISFDTTISDKGGELNVTFDVTFADSDLKLNANAPQTWTLKELTANTWVATSRRGGLESPLSIQVSEGDGTHEVRVTLDVVACKTTECVPKKLPILYRVHQRTNAPDIVSEQRQIVVVK encoded by the exons ATGGAATGGTTCAACGTCGCGGAGGGACTATCCGTGTATCAACATCTTACCGGAAAGATAATCATTTTggatttctttacctattgttgCATCAATTGTATGCACATATTACCAGATTTAGATGCTCTCGAAAGGCAATTCTCAATCGCCGACGGCCTTGTCATC GTCGGCGTACAtagcgcaaaattttcgaatgaACGTGATTCAAGGAGGCTGCAGTCTGCTGTACAAAGATATAATATAAAGCATCCAGTCGTTAATGACACGGCGTTGTCAACATGGCACAACTTAGGAATTTCCTGCTGGCCAACTCTGGTCATGATAG GTCCTATGGGTCAGCCACTGGCAGTCTTTGTCGGCGAAGGGCACAGAGAAGAATTGGCTCTCTACGTGAACGTAGCATTAACTTATTTCAAATCCGTGAATCAAATATCCAACAAAGACATACCCTCCCAATTGGAGAGACATTTATTACCCGCCGCGGCAGGAACAACTCTTTTGTTTCCTAGCAAGTTGCAAGCTTTTCAGAGCGAACAAGGAGAAAGGCTCGCGATAGCCGATACAGGCAACAATAGAATCTTAATAACAGATGTAAGGGGAAACTTGGAACATGTTATCGGTGGCTCTAATTCGGGTTTCCGAGATGGAGACTTGTGTAACGCTAAATTCAACGCGCCGCAGGGCGTATGTTCGCTGGGCGGCTCGATAATTTATGTTGCCGATAACGAGAATCACGCAATCAGAAAG ATTGACTTGACAAAGAGAATCGTAACTACGGTTGCTGGTACAGGTTCTCAAGGCCACGACCGTGTCGGTGGTAAGATCGGTAGGGATCAAGTTTTATCCTCCCCGTGGGACGTGGCTGTTTACAATCACGAGTACGATACGAAAATCGTACCCGTATTATTGATCGCGATCGCGGGTACGCATCAAATTTGGGCTCTCTTCTTGGAAGACACCGTTTGGTGGAAATACAA GGAATATAAAGCGGATACATGCGTCGCGATCGTTGGAAGCGGTAGAGAGGAGAATCGTAACAACGCGTATCCTCACACAGCCGGCTTGGCTCAACCCTCCGGTTTGGTTGTTGTTCAGGAGAGGAAACTCGCTTTCTTCGCTGACAGTGAAAGCAGCGCCGTTAGATGCATCGATCTAAAGAACGGGCGAGTTTCAGCCGTTTGCGGTGCAAACAGAGATCCGGCG GACCTACATGATTTCGGCGATTCCGATGGTGTCCAATACACCGTGAAGCTTCAACATCCTCTGGGAATAGCATGGCATCCTAAAGAAAACGTGCTTTACATAGCCGATACttataatcataaaattaaaagaatcgaCGTAACGACAGGTTGTTGTAAAACCTTGTACGGCAATGGAAAGCCCAACGAGAGATTCTCG TTTGACGAGCCGAGTGGCATCGCTATCGGGTCCAGCGGCCCGGACCTTTTATACGTGGCCGACACCAATAATCATGTCGTCAAGGTCATCGACACGAACGCCGAAACCATCGACACG TTACCCATACGACCACCCATCATCGAAATGGACGGCTCAAGTTGGAGGAACGACGCTATATCGTTTGACACGACCATCAGCGACAAGGGCGGCGAGTTGAATGTTACATTCGACGTAACTTTCGCCGATAGTGATTTAAAGCTGAACGCGAACGCACCTCAAACATGGACCCTAAAGGAGTTGACGGCAAATACGTGGGTAGCCACGTCAAGAAGAGGTGGACTCGAGAGTCCGCTATCGATACAAGTCTCCGAAGGAGATGGAACGCACGAGGTACGCGTGACTCTGGATGTTGTAGCTTGCAAAACAACCGAATGCGTACCAAAGAAACTGCCAATACTGTATCGCGTACACCAAAGGACAAATGCTCCCGATATCGTATCAGAACAAAGACAAATCGTCGTCGTAAAGTAA
- the LOC143374309 gene encoding NHL repeat-containing protein 2 isoform X1 — MYRTRHTQQNMNLRDTVEELTEICIGIRRNLDSSADRKEQEKLILKHIKAFAEKDSRITDFQAGMEWFNVAEGLSVYQHLTGKIIILDFFTYCCINCMHILPDLDALERQFSIADGLVIVGVHSAKFSNERDSRRLQSAVQRYNIKHPVVNDTALSTWHNLGISCWPTLVMIGPMGQPLAVFVGEGHREELALYVNVALTYFKSVNQISNKDIPSQLERHLLPAAAGTTLLFPSKLQAFQSEQGERLAIADTGNNRILITDVRGNLEHVIGGSNSGFRDGDLCNAKFNAPQGVCSLGGSIIYVADNENHAIRKIDLTKRIVTTVAGTGSQGHDRVGGKIGRDQVLSSPWDVAVYNHEYDTKIVPVLLIAIAGTHQIWALFLEDTVWWKYKEYKADTCVAIVGSGREENRNNAYPHTAGLAQPSGLVVVQERKLAFFADSESSAVRCIDLKNGRVSAVCGANRDPADLHDFGDSDGVQYTVKLQHPLGIAWHPKENVLYIADTYNHKIKRIDVTTGCCKTLYGNGKPNERFSFDEPSGIAIGSSGPDLLYVADTNNHVVKVIDTNAETIDTLPIRPPIIEMDGSSWRNDAISFDTTISDKGGELNVTFDVTFADSDLKLNANAPQTWTLKELTANTWVATSRRGGLESPLSIQVSEGDGTHEVRVTLDVVACKTTECVPKKLPILYRVHQRTNAPDIVSEQRQIVVVK; from the exons ATGTACCGTACTAGACATACACAGCAAAATATGAATCTGCGAGACACCGTAGAAGAATTAACGGAAATTTGTATAGGAATTCGTCGGAATTTGGATTCGTCCGCAGACAGGAAGGAACAGGAGAAATTGATACTAAAGCATATAAAAGCGTTTGCGGAGAAAGACTCGCGAATCACCGATTTCCAAGCAG GTATGGAATGGTTCAACGTCGCGGAGGGACTATCCGTGTATCAACATCTTACCGGAAAGATAATCATTTTggatttctttacctattgttgCATCAATTGTATGCACATATTACCAGATTTAGATGCTCTCGAAAGGCAATTCTCAATCGCCGACGGCCTTGTCATC GTCGGCGTACAtagcgcaaaattttcgaatgaACGTGATTCAAGGAGGCTGCAGTCTGCTGTACAAAGATATAATATAAAGCATCCAGTCGTTAATGACACGGCGTTGTCAACATGGCACAACTTAGGAATTTCCTGCTGGCCAACTCTGGTCATGATAG GTCCTATGGGTCAGCCACTGGCAGTCTTTGTCGGCGAAGGGCACAGAGAAGAATTGGCTCTCTACGTGAACGTAGCATTAACTTATTTCAAATCCGTGAATCAAATATCCAACAAAGACATACCCTCCCAATTGGAGAGACATTTATTACCCGCCGCGGCAGGAACAACTCTTTTGTTTCCTAGCAAGTTGCAAGCTTTTCAGAGCGAACAAGGAGAAAGGCTCGCGATAGCCGATACAGGCAACAATAGAATCTTAATAACAGATGTAAGGGGAAACTTGGAACATGTTATCGGTGGCTCTAATTCGGGTTTCCGAGATGGAGACTTGTGTAACGCTAAATTCAACGCGCCGCAGGGCGTATGTTCGCTGGGCGGCTCGATAATTTATGTTGCCGATAACGAGAATCACGCAATCAGAAAG ATTGACTTGACAAAGAGAATCGTAACTACGGTTGCTGGTACAGGTTCTCAAGGCCACGACCGTGTCGGTGGTAAGATCGGTAGGGATCAAGTTTTATCCTCCCCGTGGGACGTGGCTGTTTACAATCACGAGTACGATACGAAAATCGTACCCGTATTATTGATCGCGATCGCGGGTACGCATCAAATTTGGGCTCTCTTCTTGGAAGACACCGTTTGGTGGAAATACAA GGAATATAAAGCGGATACATGCGTCGCGATCGTTGGAAGCGGTAGAGAGGAGAATCGTAACAACGCGTATCCTCACACAGCCGGCTTGGCTCAACCCTCCGGTTTGGTTGTTGTTCAGGAGAGGAAACTCGCTTTCTTCGCTGACAGTGAAAGCAGCGCCGTTAGATGCATCGATCTAAAGAACGGGCGAGTTTCAGCCGTTTGCGGTGCAAACAGAGATCCGGCG GACCTACATGATTTCGGCGATTCCGATGGTGTCCAATACACCGTGAAGCTTCAACATCCTCTGGGAATAGCATGGCATCCTAAAGAAAACGTGCTTTACATAGCCGATACttataatcataaaattaaaagaatcgaCGTAACGACAGGTTGTTGTAAAACCTTGTACGGCAATGGAAAGCCCAACGAGAGATTCTCG TTTGACGAGCCGAGTGGCATCGCTATCGGGTCCAGCGGCCCGGACCTTTTATACGTGGCCGACACCAATAATCATGTCGTCAAGGTCATCGACACGAACGCCGAAACCATCGACACG TTACCCATACGACCACCCATCATCGAAATGGACGGCTCAAGTTGGAGGAACGACGCTATATCGTTTGACACGACCATCAGCGACAAGGGCGGCGAGTTGAATGTTACATTCGACGTAACTTTCGCCGATAGTGATTTAAAGCTGAACGCGAACGCACCTCAAACATGGACCCTAAAGGAGTTGACGGCAAATACGTGGGTAGCCACGTCAAGAAGAGGTGGACTCGAGAGTCCGCTATCGATACAAGTCTCCGAAGGAGATGGAACGCACGAGGTACGCGTGACTCTGGATGTTGTAGCTTGCAAAACAACCGAATGCGTACCAAAGAAACTGCCAATACTGTATCGCGTACACCAAAGGACAAATGCTCCCGATATCGTATCAGAACAAAGACAAATCGTCGTCGTAAAGTAA